The sequence below is a genomic window from Felis catus isolate Fca126 chromosome A2, F.catus_Fca126_mat1.0, whole genome shotgun sequence.
CGCGGCCCCAGCGCTCGCGCCCTGGAGCGTCGCGCCCCAGGCGGGTCCCGTGGCAGGGGTCCCGGGCGGCGCCGGAGAAGCTGACGAGGTGGGTGCAGGAGGCAGGGCTTAGGCAGGGCTGTGGTCGGGAGACGTGGGCGCGGCGGCGGCCAGCGTGGGAGCGGTGGCGATGGGCTGGGCGAGGCGCGGCGGGAAGAGTCTGTCATCGAGGCCAGCCGCCAGCTTGTCCAGCAGCGTCCCCGGGGGCCCGACGCACAGGCCCGAGCCGGGGCAGGTGCTGCTGCCACCGCCGGGCTCCTCCTCGATGACCGGGATGGCGGGCGCGGTCGGTTCGTCGCCCGCGCGGCCCTCTGGGGGGCAGTCGACGCTGTCGCCTCGGCGCAGAGGCGCGCGCGTGGGGCGGGAGTCGGCCCCAAAAGGGGCCGCGGGCGGGGCAGGGGTCGTGGCGCGCGCGCCGGGGTCGCTGTGCTGCCGGCCGCGCTGCTGCCACTGCTTGCGCGTGTGGGGGTGCGCGCGCACGCGATGGCGCGTGGCGCTGGGCAGCGTGTCGTCGAAGTGCGGGTCGTGGCGCAGGAACTCGTGGAAGAGGGCATCTGTCTTCTCGTCAATGCTGTAGTCGCggcgcggggcgcggcggggccaGGCGCGCGGGCTGCGGGGTCGGACGGGCGCCTCGGTGGGCGCCGGCGCCCCCTCGAAACTGGTGCCCACAGTGGCCGTGCGGCCGGCGCTGGTGAAGGAAGAGCGCTTCTCGGACGCGCTGAGGAGCCCGTCCTCGCCGGCGCCGCGGCCCTCAATGCTGGCGTAGCCGCTGTCCATCTGCAACAGCTTCCGCGGACCTCCCGCCTCGCTGTCTGccggccggggggtggggggcggcgagGGCGGTGGGAAAGTGGGCACGGTGGTCccggagcccgagcccgagcTGTCGCCGCTGCGCACCGAGTCGCGGTCGTTGCCACTGCTGCTGTGGTCCGAGGCGGCAGCCGCGTGCAGCTCAAGAGAGGCTCGCAGGCTCCAGATATCCCGGTAGGTGGTCTGGGCCTGCTCTGGCCCCGAGTCCCGCTCACCATCAGATTCCTGCTGCAGCTCAGGCCCCGCACCACCACTGCGCTCGGGGGGAGACTCGGGGCTCGCTCCTCCCGCGGCGCCCGCCTCCTCCGCTGCCTCTAGCCTGCAAGCCAGGCCGCAGCAGTCAAGAAGGCTGTGCGCGCCCCTGCGTGTTCTCCCCAGCCACCCTGCCTCTGGGTCCGGAAGGGTGGGCGCCGGTGGGGACCCCCTAGGCTCGGCCAGGCTCTGCGGAGAGCGGATTTTAAGAAAATGCTGGCGGTCCCTGTTACAGGGGGTGGTTTCTGGATAAACCCCAAGCCTTCCTGGCACCTGCCTTTCAAtcgtggcttttttttttttttttttttcttcagtatctgACCCAAGCACCTGCTGGCGTTGCAGGTGGCTGGCGCCTCATCCACAGAGTCAACATTCCCCTGTGGCGCTCCCCTCTTCCTAACACCTCAGCGGAGAAGGAAGTGGCTGGGATGGACGGGGCCAGGCGGGGAGTCCAGCTCGGCCCCTACTCCCCAGCGGGACTACTCAGGCAGCTTCACCACCCCAGTACCTCCgtctgtggggctgggggagggggtgctgcggGCAGAAGCAGCCACAATTTCTGAGAAGGGGCCATCCAGCCTTCAGGAAcatgggcaggaaggaaggggcacCAGGCCACAGTGGACCCCTCGGGGCCGTGGACTCTAGCAGGAAGCAGTAACATCCAAGCAGGCACCCGCCCCTGGCAGCCCTGCCTGGGCAGGCGTCCTGTCCTGGGGACCCTGTGGCCATCGTCCAgggccccacctgcccctctgcccttaCCCAGTCTCCCCCAGTTTCCCTCTTCTGGTCCTTGCTGGAGAGGTGGCCCCAGTGAGGCAGTCTCCAGGAGGGACGATGGAGCTGGAAGAATGGGATATGTCTGCAGGGTGGGGAAAGCCCTCCCCAGGCCACTTAGCGGGGgactgggtggggcaggggcccaCAGGTCCACCCCTGACGCTTCTATCCACTACAAAATACCTGCCGAGAGCGGGGGATGGGCTGGCGGGGCTGGCCAGAAAGGGACGGGGGGGCGGGAAGGCCACCGTGTCGCCTGCGCTGGCGATGTACTGGATGAAGTCCATGTGGGGGGcgtccccctcctcctgctcggTGCTCTCGCTGGCTGCCCGCTGCCGCTGGAAGTGGTGCCGCTTGGGGGAGCCTGTGCAGAGGAAGGCGCGTCAGCCTGCCCGAGTCCCTCCCGGCCCCGGGCCGCAAGGAGCCGCCTGGGTCAGGGGTGCGCTGAGGTGCCGCGGCGGTAGCGGGACCCCCAAGCAGCTCCGGCCACGAGAGCAAGGCCGGAGCAGGTCTGCACTGGGCACCTGGAGGCGGGCGCCGCTGAGCCAAGAGGCAGAAGCCGGGACACGTGGGAGGACGAGGGACAGGCTGGCTGGGGCcgctggggggagagaggggaggcctCTTCTGCCAGCTCGACCTCCACCCACGGGCCCCCTGGAGGGCCTAGGCGAAgctctggtgggaaagggagggggacagtCACCCGGCAAACAGGCCCCAGGCACTTGCACACCTATGCCTGGCTCTAATCACCCTCGGGGGCCACGGGCTCCGTCTCAGCTCCCGACGGCAGTGCAGTAGGCCGCCTTCCCCGCCCAGGAGCGCCTCGGCCAGAACTCGCTCCTCCTTCCCCTGCAGCGCTAGCTGGCACCAGGCCCCGACGAGgggcttgtgctctctccttaGCTCTCCTGACCCCAGGACCCCCCACCTCCACAGGGCCGCCTGTCCCGTCCTGTCCCGGCCCAGCTCCCTTGGGCACGGGCCTGTTGGTACCCGCCGCTCAGGGTGGCCACCTCCCCACCCCGACACGTGCTCCTGCTCTGGGCTGACGATAAGAAGGCCCTATAGCCAGGGCTCCACGTGACCAGAGGCCTACAGGAGGCAAGAGCTGCCGCGTTAGTTCAGGGGTGGGTGCGCTACGGCTCGCAGGCCAGATGGGCCCATGACCTATCATCCTGAAGACCGTTTCGCACCGGCCCGTCCCTGCGTTCGCTTAGACACGCAGTCTGTGGCTGCTCCCACACGGCCCCGCCAGGCGGACCACGGATCCAAAACCGCTACGGTCTCGTAGCTTGCAGAAAAAGCTCACCCATCTCTGCTGTGGTCTGACGGTGCCCCTGCTTTACTGGAGCAGAGCGCACGGCCCAACCAGCTGTAAGCCCCGGGGCAAGATGCCCAGTGGCCAAGGGGTGCTGCTGGCCAGCCCGGGGCAGGAGCCCGAGGCCCCTGGGGAGCAGTGACCTTTCCCTGTGCAGAACCTCGCTGTGTAAGGCTGCCTGGGGCTGTACTCTCCGGGCCCTGGTCTCTACCCAGGGCCGCCGCTCACCTCTTGTGTCCAGACTAGATGCCCGCTGGCTGGGGTCCAGCTTCCATTTCTTGACCTTGAAGTACGGGCTGGCCCCGTCCAGGCTGGTGTGGCGCCGCAGGCGGGTGAAGAAATGCAGGACGGGTCCTGCCCCGGAGCCTGGACCTGCCTCCTCGGGTCCCCCTGTGGCCCCTGACCCGACCGGCTTGGTGCTCCGGGCGCCTGCATCcgcctggaaggaaggagggaggcgaTCAGGCACAAAGACCCTCCCGGTGCTGCCCCAGCCTGGGCCGCAGCTCtgcgctcccccctccccacccccagtgcagAGGGGGAACACACAGCTCTCAGCGGGTGGGTGGCAGCGGGACTAAGCTCAGGGGTTCAGCCAGGCGCTGGGCAGCTCTGTGGTCCCCAGCCCCGGACAGACGGGCTCCTGAGGACGAGTGTCAGAGAGCTCGCGTCCCTGGTCTGAGGAGTGCCCCGTGCGTGTGTTCTACGCCCTgccggcccctctccctcccacgcAGGGGGACCGGGCAGGAGCAAGGGAAGCCATGGCAGGGGGGAGGCCACAGGCTGACCTCGGTCctggagtggggcagggaggggaggggccgctCGGGGGCCCTCACCCAGGCGCCTTCCCCGGAGTCGCTGGACGCCAAGGGGCTGATCTCGAAGTCGGCAGGGCCCGCGGCCGAGTTGTAGGGGTCACCTGGCAGGGCGGAGCTGGGGCCCACAGAGCGGCCGGTGAGGGCCTTccccgggggctgggggaggaagcaGTAACAGGTCAAAGAGCACGGGTGCGTGAGGGGGAGCGCTGGACCCACAGCCCTCTGTGCACCcgagccaggcgccccctccctgtCCTGAGGTGCGGGGCCCAGCCCAGAGGGTGGGTGTCCCGCCCGCTGAGCACCAGGCTGGCGGCCGCCCGCACGCTCACCTGGAATATGGCGAGACTGGCCTTGGGGGCGGCAGCGgcgtgtgggggggtggtggcgCTGGCTTCACCCAAGTCGCACTCGTGGATGGTGATGATCTTGAGGGGTGGCAGGTGCAGGTGGGTGAGGCGGGCATTCTTCAGGTGGTGGAAGTCCCCCTCCGTCAGGGTGTACCTGCGCCCGGCACGCCTGCCCGTCACCACGCCAGCCGGCCCCCGTGCTCAGCCCGAACCCCCGAGCCCACCCCTGCTGCCGTCCCTGTTGGTTTGGGGTCGGGGGTGGAAGGCAGGGCCCGACTCCCAGGGAGCCCAATCACAGGGCATCaggctcccacccctccccagggacTGGGTCCCTTCGTGCTGAGCCACTCCTTACCGGCGCCCCTTGTCCTGTGACTTCCGACTCTGCTCAAACAGGGCTGCTTCGTTGAAGGACACCCGGCGGCCCGTGGAGCTGGTGGACAGGAAGCGCTCCGTCTCCGCGTCCTGGCCCTCGGGGTCCTCCCCCCTGAAGTCAGGGTCTGCGAGGAGAGCCGAGAGGGTGGGCCCCGGGCGGGCCTCGCCTGGTGCTGGACCGGCGACTGGCTGGGGGGTGGGTCGGGGAAGGGTCGAGGGGTGGGGCCCGACTGAGCGCTGGGACGGGGCAGGGGCGAGGTGGGCACTCACACATCCGCTCACACACTCACTCGCTCAGCACGCGCCTGTGAGCACCTACGCGGGCTCTAAGGAAACAGAGATGAGTCGGAATCGAGCTGCGCCCAgtctggtgggggagacagacagacacagccgGTCAGGCGGCCCAAGGGGGCGGGCAGGAGggcgggcaggtgggcaggggtcAGGGCCTGGCGGGGCGCCGCACCTTGGGCAGGATGGGCGCTGCTGTCCAGGTACGTGGTGGTggtcttctctgcttcctccatgGCTCTGGGGAGAGACCGCGGGGGGCCCCAAGGTGGGACGGGGCAGGCAGACAGTGCTGCCCGAGCTCCTCCCGCCTAGCCGCAGCCCAGGCACCCCGCACTCACCCGGCCCCGCACAGGCCCCCGGATGCCCGCAGAGCAAGCGCGCGCTGGCGCGCgtcccctctcctctccacccccccccccccccgctggcgCTCCCAGGGGGGCCCCACGGCTGGGTGGGCTGCACACCTGTTGAAGCGCCGGTGGACCTCCCAGCAGCGCCTGCACAGGAGCAGGACTCCGGACAGCACCACCAGAGTGCCACCGACAAAGAGCGACAGGACCACCACCAGCAGCACGTAGTTGTTGAGGATGGGGTCAGGCTCCGCCTGTGGGCCGGCAGGGGTCAGGACCGCTGGGGGCGGCCTCCGGAggcccggcccgccccgcccAGCAGCCCCACTCCGGGCCCCCTCACTCACGGTGGGGCTGCTGGTGGTGTTGTCCCACCTCGAGGTCAGGGCAGCCGTGGCGGCGGTGCTTGCGGCGGCGGTGGTGGCCATGGTGGGCGTGGGCTGCATCTTGAAGCTaggaggaggggcctggggggggggcagggcgtgCTCAGACCAGCTCCTCCGCCTGCTCTCCCTCCCGGgtcccagagagagggagtgggagtgAGAGTCCACAGGGGGGCGGTGACTCACGGAGAGGTGGAGGAGAGCCCCggggcagcccccaccccgctTAGATCGACGCCGGGACCTCCGTTTCCCCCTGCTCAAAACGGGGGAGGCGTCTGCTCTCCACCACCTCCCCAGCCGGTGGGGCCGGCCCGGCGAGCTGGCCGGGAAGCCTGCCCGCAAAAGGGGAAGCACTCCTAGGAGGAATAGGGAAACTGAGGATGTCAGCTCGCTCCCGCGAGACCCAGgagccctgcctgccccctcaCGGGAGAGGAAGGGGCTGCCCCAGCGCCAGAGGCTGGTTCCGCGGTAGCGGTACAGGGACCGTGGAGGGGGGCGGAGGCACGGAGCTCAAGAGACTACCAAGTCACGACTCCCGGAGGtagctgtccccccccccacacccggTGCTAGGGGGAGCGAAAAGGCCAAAGAAGGCGCATGTGTTCCCAGCCCTGAAGAATCTGGTTCCCATGGCGACCGAGCCAGCGGGCCGAgcggggagggggaagtgggggggggttGCCAGGGAGCACTGCGGAGAGGAGGGGGCGCGGGGGAGGGAGGCCTCCTGCAGGGCGGCTTGAGCCGGTCCTGGGCGgcaagatggctgctgcagcGGCCTCCCCGCCGGTGCCCAGCGCGGGGCCCGGCGCCTCGGCGGGCGAGCAGGCCAGCCTCCACCTCTGCCTGGCGCTAGGAGTAAACGGAGGCCGGGGACGGGAGCTCAGCCCTCGGCAAAGGGACTGCTCGCACGTTGCACCTGATGGCCCTCCCCAACGCCAGCTCCTCCCGGTGGGAAGGACCGGGGACTGCACTCCGGGATCTCAGGGAGCAGAGTCCGGGCCGGGATGACCACCAGCGCTCAGTAGGCAGGGCGTGCGTTCGGTCCTTCCCCAGAGGAAAGAGGGAACCTGTACACAGGCTCCCGCGTCCCCGACGCTTTCGGGTTTAACCCCACTCGACAGCGGGGTAAAGAGGCCCAGAGACGGGGGGGCGGCGGGCACTGGCGACACCCAGGTGTTCTCAGCGCCGCGGTCCGAGAACGGCCCGGCTCCCGGgtatcctctgggggagggggcgcgcaTAAGTAGGTCGGGAAATGAGTTCCGGCtgtagggggagggggcaggagcgGAGGGACCGTGACAGGAGACCAGAAAAGATGGCAGGAGGCCGAAGGGGAAGAGAGGTGGACTCGCGGGGGTAGGCGGGGACCGGAGCCGAGGGCGGACGCTCCCCACGGGCCCGCCCCTGAGGTCCAGCCGGGCCTCCCCGAGCTCGCTCGCCACCGCGCCCATCCCCGCGCCCCCGGCCGGCCCCGGGGAAGAGCATGGCGAGCcctggaggagaggcaggaagcCAGACTCCGGGCGCATCCCCGCTTCGGGCTAATCCCGGAGACGGGAGACGCAGACGCCATCACCCTCGCTGGAACtcacaggggaaactgaggccggggGAGGGCGTGGGCGGGGGAATGTTCCTTTCCAGGCCGCGACGGGGAATGCAGGTTGCCCCCCCACGCCCGCCCCAGCCCCCgactcccaccccctccctccggTCTCGCCGCCTCGCGGGAAGGGCCGGTGGTCCGGAGCCAGGTCGGGCCCCGGAGCCGGCGGCGATCGCGGGCCGCACGGCCCCCCGCCTGCCCCCGCCCGCCTCGGCGTATCCCCGGGCCCGCCGCGCCTACCTCAGCGCCGGGGCGCGCGGCCCatggggggcgggcgggcgggcggctgCGCGGCGTTCCCGGCGGGCTCCGGTGCCCGGTGGCCGCGGAGCAGGCGGAGAATTTATGAATGGAGAGCGCGGCGCGCGGGGGAGGCAGGGCGCAAGAGGAGGGACCGCGCACGTGACCGCGTTGGCGGCGAGCCCGCTCCGACCCGCTGGGTGCCACCCGGTCCCGGGCAGACCGCCCCCGCCGCGCTCGCTGCCGCGTCTGGCTCGCAGCGCGCCGGCCACCGCCTCCCCTTCCCTTCCGGCGGGAGTGGGGGGCGGAGCCTGCGCTCCCGgacgccccctccccactccgAGCCGCCCTCTCCCGCGGCCGCTGagtctccaccccctcccctgcggCACTGCTCCGGACCCTCGCCAGGGTCCGAGGGACCGGGGGCCGGGAACGTCGGGGAGGAGACGGGTGCGTCGGCTTCCCCTCCTTCGCCTCCCCCAACTTGGGGGCCCCCAGGATGCAGTCTAGGCGGTGTTGGACACATGCCCCCCACTTTCTCCCCCAATGTGCTGCAGACATTGTCAGGTTCACCGGGCGCTCTGCCTGTGGGGACGAGCAACGGGCCAAGGTAGTCACTATAATCTGTGCTGAGTGCCACCAGGGCCTTCGCAGCCCCGGGGTGACATCTGAACTACTCTGGCAGAAACTCCATGTCTGGTGAATCCCAAAGCTGCTCCCCCTTCTTCTCAGAGACTAGTGCTTCATCCTTCTAGATGCTTAGGACACCAGCCTGCACTGGCCTGGCCTGGGTCCTAGCCCAGCCCACCTGGCCCTACGCTCAGCACCCCACAATGGCACCTCTTTCTCCAGTGAAAACTGACACTGCCAGTcgaacctcagggcctttgcacttgcaggTGCTGGGCCTGTCCGGCTCTTTCTCCACTCAGCTTCAAGATTCACTCCTTGGCCTCCTTCAACTCTCTCCCAAATGGCCGAGTCCCGTTATATCTCTTCATGGCTACCTTTGGTAACACAGCAACTCACACCCCACGTTTCAGTCCCCTGCTTCTTTCCACGGTCCTCGTGTTGTCTGTTATTTGCTCCAGTGTATTGTGTcgctcctcaccccttcccccactaCAGGGGTGAGTTCCAAGTCAAGCGCTGGGTCCCCAGGGGCTTGCACACTGGAGACAAGAATGTGCTTGTTAagtgggtaaatacccagcaaaGCTGGCTTAAGCGAGTGGGAGCTGAATGTGCAAAGGACCTGAGGTAAGAAACCGTGTTTGTAGCTCAACATGTGTTGGAAGGAACAAGGAAAGCCATCTTGTGGTTCCCAGCAGGAGAATGACCTGGTACCTCTGGCTGTGTGTGAAGGCACCTGCAGcgaggggaggacaggggaggaggctggggccaTCCAAACCAGTGATCGTGGCCATAGTGGCCCAACTGAGTGGACAGGTCCTGCCGATGGGTCCACTGGAGATTTCCAGAATAACGCTGGGTTTGGGACTCGACTAACAGGTGGTGCCTTTACCCATTGGCCACCCTGGAGTAGAAACTGGACAGAAATTGTCCAATGGATGGGTTCCAGGAGCCGAATGATTAGGCAGATTAGGCTTGCCTCCATGTGGGGGCCAGAGCTCTGGGAAAAGTTGGGCTGAACACAGGATGCACCCCTAGAAACGCGAGTAGGGCTTCCAtctgcgcacacacacacacagcgccAGGATGTCCGTCACGGCACTGGCCCAGAGGGGACGGGGGCTTGGGCACTAGGCCTGGGTCCTCCCTCGTTTGCAGACCCCAGGCGGCCGAGGCGCTGGAAGGCAGGGAGCTAGGGCGCGGACAGCCCCTGGGGTTGGAGAGCCAATGGAGCAACACCTTGACGCAACGACCCCGTCCAGGTGCGACACCACCTCTGCAGCCTGCATACCTCGCTCGGGAGCCAAGTCCCTTCCCGGCGTGGGCCCCAGGCCCGTGCATCCCGCACTCCGCGTTTTCCCTCAGACCAAGATgtgggcctgggggcctggcctGGGGCGCCACCTGCGTGTGCGCGGGGGCGGAGTGGTGACGTCAACGCCGTGAGCGAGGCTGCGCGAGCCGCGGTGACATCAGCAGAGCCCCGGGCCGCCCGCGCACGCGTCCGTGCGTCACCGGCGCGCGGGGGCGGTGGCCGGGCGGGGCTGGGGCGAGCGCATCTCCGGTCGCGGGGCGCCCTCTGCTGGCGTCCTTGGGGATTGTATTCGAGCCGCGCCGGCTGGCCGTCCCCGCAACGTCTGCGTCTCTGACAGTCCGCTGGCTGCCCGCTCCCGcgtccccccccccattctgcttttctttttcctttttttttttttttttggagtttatttttaagtcatctctgcatccaacatggggtttgaactcacaaccctgagatcaagagttgcatgctcttcagactgggccagccaggcgcccctgtttttcttttttagttaacTTCTAACACGCTGTATGATTTGCGTATTCGTTACACTGAGTGTTAAACGTCCCCACCACCCCAAACCAGAGCCGGAATCTTGGTATATCCCTTGATGGCTCTCTAGCGCCTGGCATCCCCACGAGCGTCCCCCCAAATTTTGAATGCAAGTGACTCCTGTTCCGCGCAGGCTTCCggtcctccccttcccccccccccccccaccttaccACCGGCAGGCTCCTGGGACTGGAAGGCAACTACAACCCCCAGCATGCTATGCGCGGAGCTCGGCGCGTCGTTGTTAAAGTCGCCTGCGGCTTGCTGGGGGTCGTAGTTCGCGCGTGCGCCTTCGCCCGGACTCCTCTTCCCAGACGTCTCTGCGCGtcgtcctcctcgtcctcctgGTTGCCCGCTTTCGGCCGGAGTCCGTTCGCAGCCGTCGCCATGCTGCCCGTCGCGGTCCTGCGCCGTCCCGGCCTGCGCTGCCTCGTCCGTCAGGCCCGCGCCTACGCTGAGGCTGCGGCTGCGCCGGCCCCGGCTGCGGGCCCGGGCCAGATGTCCTTCACCTTCGCCTCACCCACGCAGGTTCGGACTCCGGTCGGGCTCGGGACCCCTCCTTGATCACCACCTCCAGTCGGGACCCGCTGTGGTCCGCAATCGGAGACCTCCAACCTTTGGGTTGTCGACCCTCATTTATTCCGctccctgtgccccctcccccgtgTGGTCCGAAATCCATCCCCAGGCCACCGCCTCCTGCTCCGGATCCATGTCCGCCTTCCGCACCCCGGATCCGCGTCGGCGCCCCATTGTGGTCAGGACTCCGGGATCCCCAGCCTCCGAGTCTCGGAGATCCCTCACTCCCCCTCCAGGACCCCGGACCGATGCCCCCTCCACCTGTGTCCCTCCGAGAgccaccccccaacccctgtgTCGTTGACCCACGCCCTACGCCTTTCCAAGTGGTGTGGAATCCGAGCCCCATAAAGCTTTCCGAGTTCCCGAGCCTTCCGCCTGGAATCCAACGCCCCAGGGCCGGACCTCAGCGTTCGCCCCGTCCCGCAGAACCCCGAGCCTCAGACACTTGTTGTCTTGTGTCTTCCTGGGTCGGCGCCCTTCTTGGCAACTTCTTGGCAGTGTTTCTGTGGGGACGGGCTCCGTCTGGATTTTATCTTCTGTGCGCTAAGATGCTGCTAGAGAACCAAAACAAGTATGCGCGTCCTCGTGGCTGCTTCCGTGTGTGTTCTGTCGCCGTGGGGTCTTGCCTTGGGCCGTTTCACTGCAGGGCAGACTGAGATCCGGGCGGGGAGGACTGGCCTGCAGGGATTCCCCGCGTGTTCTTCCAGGTATTTTTCAATGGTGCCAACGTCCGGCAAGTGGACGTTCCCACGCAGACGGGAGCCTTTGGCATCCTGGCGGCCCACGTACCCACCTTGCAGGTGCTGCGGCCGGGGCTGGTTGTTGTCCACGCCGAGGACGGCACCACCTCCAAATACTTTGGTGAGTGCACCGGGAAGGGGCTGGGCGGGGCCACGTGCTTCAGCAGGCCCAAGTGTCTGGCTTCTCCGTGTGGATAGAAGCAGAGCCCACGAGAGAGACAAACCCGTGCCTCCAGTAGCTTGTGGTGGGTCAGGGTCTCGGTGGGGGCCAGGCGTCTGAGAGGGAAGTCCAGTCCTGTCGCAGAGGAGCCGAtggagagggcggggggggggtactgGATCCTAAGGAGAGCGTGCAGCAACACGACTCTGAGGTACAGCCAAGATGCAGACCCGGCGCCCCGCTCACCCCTGACCCTGGCTCAGCTGATGGGCTGGTGCTGGTGGGTGAAGGAAGGAGGCCTTGTGCCCCGTGTGCAGGTGCCAGTGGGCGACCATGGGCCCTGTGGGCATCGGCCTGTCTCCCATGCTAGACGGCTCTGGAGCCGCTTCTGTGGCTCTGGCTGACAGGGTCCCCCGCACCCGAACACGGGACTCTCACGGCTGTCTTCTCCCGCAGTGAGTAGCGGCTCCGTCACAGTGAACGCTGATTCCTCAGTGCAGCTGTTGGCTGAAGAGGCCGTGACCTTGGACATGCTGGACGTGGGGGTGAGTGTTCCAGGGGAAGCCGATGGACCCAGGAGGCCACATCTGAGCCAGGGCACCAGGCGGGGTCGCTGCTTGGCTCTCACCTGCTTCCCACTTCCTGCAGGCCGCCAAGGTGAACTTGGAGAAGGCGCAGTCGGAGCTGTCAGGGGCAGCAGACGAGGCCTCCAGGGCCGAGATCCAAATCCGCATCGAGGCCAACGAGGCCCTGGTGAAAGCTCTCGAGTAGGCGGTCCGTGGCCCTTGCCagcggggaaaccgaggcccaggacCGGACCGGGGATGTCCCGGGCAGGCTGAACCAGCTCGCGTGGGTCGTctgattgggggtggggaagtggggagagaggggcctCGAGCCACCTGGGGGAGTCTTGGGCGGAGGGAGCGGTCTTGCCAAGAGGCCGCCAGGGGGCAGCACACTGTCAGGCCTCCTAGCGAAGGGGGGCTTGCTGAGACCCTGCTCTGCGTCTCACCCTTCCagccgctccccccaccccgccccaaccCGACGTGCCACCCACTTTCTCTCTAACCTTGTAGACTCTGCTGTGGAGCCCTCAGCTCCTCGTCCTGCCCCTGGGACAGCCCGCTCCCAGCTTGAGCCCCCCATTAAAAACCAGGGACCTGACTCGTGTATGCTGGTTTTGTCTCCTGTCTGGGCCTGTGGCTTCAGGAC
It includes:
- the LOC101085272 gene encoding voltage-dependent calcium channel beta subunit-associated regulatory protein isoform X1, with translation MSAAHWGRKWGACVQHRLDCILGAPKLGEAKEGKPTHPSPPRRSRPPVPRTLARVRSSAAGEGVETQRPRERAARSGEGASGSAGSAPHSRRKGRGGGGRRAASQTRQRARRGRSARDRVAPSGSERARRQRGHVRGPSSCALPPPRAALSIHKFSACSAATGHRSPPGTPRSRPPARPPWAARPGAEAPPPSFKMQPTPTMATTAAASTAATAALTSRWDNTTSSPTAEPDPILNNYVLLVVVLSLFVGGTLVVLSGVLLLCRRCWEVHRRFNRAMEEAEKTTTTYLDSSAHPAQDPDFRGEDPEGQDAETERFLSTSSTGRRVSFNEAALFEQSRKSQDKGRRYTLTEGDFHHLKNARLTHLHLPPLKIITIHECDLGEASATTPPHAAAAPKASLAIFQPPGKALTGRSVGPSSALPGDPYNSAAGPADFEISPLASSDSGEGAWVRAPERPLPSLPHSRTEADAGARSTKPVGSGATGGPEEAGPGSGAGPVLHFFTRLRRHTSLDGASPYFKVKKWKLDPSQRASSLDTRGSPKRHHFQRQRAASESTEQEEGDAPHMDFIQYIASAGDTVAFPPPRPFLASPASPSPALGRYFVVDRSVRGGPVGPCPTQSPAKWPGEGFPHPADISHSSSSIVPPGDCLTGATSPARTRRGKLGETGLEAAEEAGAAGGASPESPPERSGGAGPELQQESDGERDSGPEQAQTTYRDIWSLRASLELHAAAASDHSSSGNDRDSVRSGDSSGSGSGTTVPTFPPPSPPPTPRPADSEAGGPRKLLQMDSGYASIEGRGAGEDGLLSASEKRSSFTSAGRTATVGTSFEGAPAPTEAPVRPRSPRAWPRRAPRRDYSIDEKTDALFHEFLRHDPHFDDTLPSATRHRVRAHPHTRKQWQQRGRQHSDPGARATTPAPPAAPFGADSRPTRAPLRRGDSVDCPPEGRAGDEPTAPAIPVIEEEPGGGSSTCPGSGLCVGPPGTLLDKLAAGLDDRLFPPRLAQPIATAPTLAAAAPTSPDHSPA
- the LOC101085272 gene encoding voltage-dependent calcium channel beta subunit-associated regulatory protein isoform X6, producing MSAAHWGRKWGACVQHRLDCILGAPKLGEAKEGKPTHPSPPRRSRPPVPRTLARVRSSAAGEGVETQRPRERAARSGEGASGSAGSAPHSRRKGRGGGGRRAASQTRQRARRGRSARDRVAPSGSERARRQRGHVRGPSSCALPPPRAALSIHKFSACSAATGHRSPPGTPRSRPPARPPWAARPGAEAPPPSFKMQPTPTMATTAAASTAATAALTSRWDNTTSSPTAEPDPILNNYVLLVVVLSLFVGGTLVVLSGVLLLCRRCWEVHRRFNRAMEEAEKTTTTYLDSSAHPAQDPDFRGEDPEGQDAETERFLSTSSTGRRVSFNEAALFEQSRKSQDKGRRYTLTEGDFHHLKNARLTHLHLPPLKIITIHECDLGEASATTPPHAAAAPKASLAIFQPPGKALTGRSVGPSSALPGDPYNSAAGPADFEISPLASSDSGEGAWVRAPERPLPSLPHSRTEADAGARSTKPVGSGATGGPEEAGPGSGAGPVLHFFTRLRRHTSLDGASPYFKVKKWKLDPSQRASSLDTRGSPKRHHFQRQRAASESTEQEEGDAPHMDFIQYIASAGDTVAFPPPRPFLASPASPSPALGRLEAAEEAGAAGGASPESPPERSGGAGPELQQESDGERDSGPEQAQTTYRDIWSLRASLELHAAAASDHSSSGNDRDSVRSGDSSGSGSGTTVPTFPPPSPPPTPRPADSEAGGPRKLLQMDSGYASIEGRGAGEDGLLSASEKRSSFTSAGRTATVGTSFEGAPAPTEAPVRPRSPRAWPRRAPRRDYSIDEKTDALFHEFLRHDPHFDDTLPSATRHRVRAHPHTRKQWQQRGRQHSDPGARATTPAPPAAPFGADSRPTRAPLRRGDSVDCPPEGRAGDEPTAPAIPVIEEEPGGGSSTCPGSGLCVGPPGTLLDKLAAGLDDRLFPPRLAQPIATAPTLAAAAPTSPDHSPA
- the LOC101085272 gene encoding voltage-dependent calcium channel beta subunit-associated regulatory protein isoform X8; protein product: MQPTPTMATTAAASTAATAALTSRWDNTTSSPTAEPDPILNNYVLLVVVLSLFVGGTLVVLSGVLLLCRRCWEVHRRFNRAMEEAEKTTTTYLDSSAHPAQDPDFRGEDPEGQDAETERFLSTSSTGRRVSFNEAALFEQSRKSQDKGRRYTLTEGDFHHLKNARLTHLHLPPLKIITIHECDLGEASATTPPHAAAAPKASLAIFQPPGKALTGRSVGPSSALPGDPYNSAAGPADFEISPLASSDSGEGAWVRAPERPLPSLPHSRTEADAGARSTKPVGSGATGGPEEAGPGSGAGPVLHFFTRLRRHTSLDGASPYFKVKKWKLDPSQRASSLDTRGSPKRHHFQRQRAASESTEQEEGDAPHMDFIQYIASAGDTVAFPPPRPFLASPASPSPALGRYFVVDRSVRGGPVGPCPTQSPAKWPGEGFPHPADISHSSSSIVPPGDCLTGATSPARTRRGKLGETGLEAAEEAGAAGGASPESPPERSGGAGPELQQESDGERDSGPEQAQTTYRDIWSLRASLELHAAAASDHSSSGNDRDSVRSGDSSGSGSGTTVPTFPPPSPPPTPRPADSEAGGPRKLLQMDSGYASIEGRGAGEDGLLSASEKRSSFTSAGRTATVGTSFEGAPAPTEAPVRPRSPRAWPRRAPRRDYSIDEKTDALFHEFLRHDPHFDDTLPSATRHRVRAHPHTRKQWQQRGRQHSDPGARATTPAPPAAPFGADSRPTRAPLRRGDSVDCPPEGRAGDEPTAPAIPVIEEEPGGGSSTCPGSGLCVGPPGTLLDKLAAGLDDRLFPPRLAQPIATAPTLAAAAPTSPDHSPA